CCCCATCCCGTCCtcgtccccagccctgtcccatccccatcccagtccctgtccccgtcccatccccatccctgtccccatcctcatctccatcgtggtccctgtccccatcccatccccatccctgtcttaGTCCCTGTTCCCatctcatccccatcccatcctcgtccccatccctgtcccatccaCATCCCCAtgccatccctgtccccatcctggtccctgtcccctccccatccctgtccccatcctcatctCCATCGTGGTCCCTGTCCCCGTTCCTGTCTTGGTCCCTGTTCCCATCTCATCCCCATCCCGTCCtcgtccccagccctgtcccatccccatcccagtccctatccctatcccgtccccgtcccctccccatccctgtccccatcctcatctccatcgtggtccctgtccccatcctgtccccatccccatccctgtctttgtccctgtccccatctcatCCCTATCCCACCCCTGTCGCCaccctggtccctgtccccatcccctgggcaCGTGGCCGATGGTGACAGCCCGGGACTAATCCGGACCCGGGACGGctgccgggggccggcggcagccAGAGCCCAAGCCCAGCACGCTCACAGCCGCCGCAGCCGGGCCCTgagccgctgcccgcccgcctcgTGCCGGGGGGCTGGCAATGCCTTCGGCTGACGGAAACTTCTTTTATCTCAAAAAATTCCTCTGCACTTGGACAGGGAAAActccagctgctccaggctggGATCCTCCCTCCGCCCGCTTTTACAAAAAGGCTCCTTCCAGCCGGGAAGGACAGAGCCACCTTTGTTCTGTCCCCACTCCCATTGCTGCCAGCGTGGAGGAAACGTCACCGAGCCCTTGGCCGCGGCGGCTTTACAATCCACCTCCTGGCACGTCCGCGCCGGGAACCtccaggaaagggaaaatgaaatgagCCGCCAGGGTTGGGTGATGGGAGACGTGCCAGGGAgcgagcggggcgggggggccggggccacGGCTGGGTGTCCCGGCAGGTATTTGCCCCCCGCCGCCACTCCCAGCAGGgctttaattcttatttttatttaaccaAGCCGGGATCATTTCACCTCCTGCCGTAATGAAGAAGGGTCGGGTCTGCGGGAGCCAAGCGATGCTGAGCCCTGTCGCCCAGCCGTTCCCACCCCGTCCCTGCCGAAATCCTTGCCGCGGCGGGCGCTGGAGCCGGCCGATAAACCCCGTCATTGTCCCTCCCGACTCATGTATAATTCAGCACATGGCGGGGGCCAGACCTGCCCTTCCCAGCGTGGGACCCCCTGGGGTCCTCGGTGGGTGGCCGGGGACcgtccccacctccccagcacctcctgcttTTCATTCAACTTCTTCATCAGGAGCGGTGGAGCAGCGGCCGGCCGGGATGCGGGCAGGACGGCGATGCCCCCCGGGATGCCCCGGCATTGCACCGGGAACCTGCCCCGGCTGCAGCTCTCACAACGTCAACACCACGGCTGGGTGCGAAAGCAGCCTCTGGACCTCCCCTCCCAAATACGGCTTCAAATTTCCAGCTTGAACAGCTGGATGGGCAGGGAAACTTCGGCCGAGACGGAGCTCTGCCCTTTGCCAGAGCATGGTGATGCTTTGCTAAGATAAGGCGTCCAGGAAATGCGGATATTGATACAGCTGGCAGTGTTGATGGCAGCGGGAGAGATGATTTTATGGCTTTAATGGGAAGATCGCTATTTTAAGGAGGCCTCGCCGGCAACCTGCGCTCCCCCATTTCCCGCGCCGGCGGCTGCGAGCCCCATCCCCGGGCACCGGGTGGTCCCAATGCCGAGCTGGGCTTGGACCCCGCGCGGGCTCGGGGACCGGGATCTGCCGATTCAGCGGCGGCACGATGAGGAATCCCGGCTGCAAACGGTGCCACGAATTCCTGGCACCTCCGGACACATTCGAcggcaagaggaggaggagggagaggtggaAACGACGGCTCCCGCATCCTCTGCCGTGGCCGGAGGCGATGCCAACACCCAACAAAGCACCTCGAAGCGTTTTATTAAGGCGCTCCCCACCCACGGCCGGGATCCGGCCAGCAGCCCACCGCAGGCGCTCACGGGCGGCACGGAGCCGGCACGAGGCCGGCGGCTCCGGCAGGGACCGGCCACCTTCAAGGCATTTTGGGCCGTGCCAAGAACGATGGGGCTTAACCACACGTCAACAGCTTCCCCGCGCCAGGATCCGGCCGTGCCGCAGCCCTGGCACCGACCCTCTTCCCCGACCTTCCCGGCACCGACCCCGCTGCGGTAATTAGAATCTGCCGGGTAATTTTTCCAGTCTCATAATAGCGGCAAATGTCAGATCCCAGCGGAGCGTCGGCGTTCGCTGGCCGGGCGGGATGGGGCGAAGCCAGCGGCACGGAGCCACCCGGCTTCGGGGAGCAGCCCGGGGACGGCAGCCGGCGCTTTGGGATCCAAGCCCGGCGCTTGCTCCAAGCCACGCTTGGAGCGGGGAAAACGAAAGGGATAACCGGGCACGCTTGAGCCTGGAGGGTTGGAAAACAGCCTCGGCCCGAAGCGTTCCCGATGGGCAAACCGCTGCCGGGATGCCGTTTTCCAGGAATTCAGCCCTGAACGCTTCCCAGGCTCTAatccctgctggcagctgcacAGAGGATGCTTGGCCTGGAGCAAAGCAGGCTGCGACTCCAGAGGGGGGAAATTGGGGAGAATCCCCCAAAACCCCGTAATCCTGGGGATGCCCTAAGCCCAGGTTGGAGCCGTTTTCCCAACCCGCCGGAGAGGCTTCGCTGCCGGAGGAGCCCTGCCCTTTCCCCCGGCCTTTCGCTTCTGCTCTCATCCGGCTCGCGCCGGCTCcgccaggctgctgctgttttccgGGCACCGCGTCCCGGGAgggcagaagcagaaataaaaaaaatcgaAAATAAACTCCCGCCTGGCTTTGCAGCGTCCTCACGCGCTGCAGGTGCTCCCCTGCGCTTGCTGCAAGCAGGGGCTGATAACCCTGGTCCCTAATAACTGCGACCCCCAATAACCCTGACCCCCAATAACCCTGACCCCCAATAACCCTGACCCCTAATAACCGTGACCCCCAATAACCCTGACCCCCAATAACCCTGACCCCCATGAACTTTGCCCCCCAGGTCTGCTCCCTTCCCCTCGGGGCGAGACTCCCGCAAACCCCACTTGCACCAgcaacccccaaacccctcctcGCCCAcccccgcgccgctccccccACTTCCCGCTTTCCCCTTGGCTCTTAATCCGCCAAACACCCAAACCCGGGCATTTTCCCAGCTATAAAACAAGGGGAAAGGAGCAAACCCCGGCTGCCGGGAGGCGGGGAATTTGGGCAGCTCTCGTTCCCCCTCGGACGTTTCCACCCTCGAACAGAAGTGAGCAGGCGTGCCCAGAGCTTTTTTGGGGGGCGGCTGTAAACCCACCTGCCCTGAGTGATTTGGAAGATCCGCTCCCCCCGGTCGGGGCAGTAATAACGTGATTATCCAGATCCGGCTGCGAGATAGGGAAGCTCTTTACGGAGCATTCAAGAGGGGAAAATTGGGTTTTCTGCGGTTCTAGTAAAAGCTCGTTTGCCTTCCAGGCATCTCCGAGGCCGTTTTGGGGTCTATTTGGGGGTTTCTTTGCAATTTGCTCCTCCAGCCTCGCGCTCCCTCCGGGCAAGGAGCAAAACGGCAGGGCCCTGCCGCAGCCCGGGGGTGGTTTGCAGCCCCCCCCGGTGCTTCCAGgtttggggaaactgaggcacggcgGCCACAGCCCTGCACGGGGGAGCACATGTGTCCCACCCGCGCCCCGTGGGGCAcccgctccccaccagcagcccccAAAGCGCCCCGGGAAAAGCAGGGTgagccgccccggggggctTTTCTCCCCGAAAACGCCGGAGGGGAGCGCGCAGGGAGGATGGGTGGCGTTTCGGGAGGGGGAAAATCATCCCGGGAATGGGGCTGGGATGAGGTTCCCCCCAGGGTGAACAACCCAGGGTGTCGAGGAGGCCGCCAGCCTCAGGTTTTGGGGGGCAAAAGGGgaattttccccatttttttccgGCAGCGCTGAGGTTTCCAGCATTGCAGGGACTCACACTGCCATCTACCGAAACAGCCCTCGCCGGGATTAAATCcctcatgtttttattttccccgCTCAAAAGAGCTTCCCACGTTTCCAGGCACACACGACGCCTCCCGAACCCCTGTTTGCCCCTGCGGGGCGACGCCGGCTGCCCGTCCCCGGGGCGCCAGGCCTTGTCACCCCCGCGGTCCCCGCTGTGCTCCCGGGGATGGCTTTGGGTCCCTTTTTGGGTCAAGGTTTTGTGGCTGCCGGCTTTTGGGGGGCTCGGCCGCtgagtggggaaactgaggcagggcccaagccccctgccctgcctgcacccgccCCGCTCGTTAGGCTGGGCTGGGCCCCACCTGCAGCTCGTTGGGCTCCCGGGGTATTTAAGGGccttttttaagttttttttttggttttttgggagGCAGCGCAGCGGGGTGAGGTTGGGGCGCAGGATCTGTCCCTTCCCTGGCTATGGGGGAGGCCAGCGGagccggggggcggccggcgggggtcCTGCTGCCCACCCCGGCCCCCGAGGTGCTGGAGAGGGTGCTGAGCCAGCGCTACGGCCCcctgccccgcgccgccgccatcGCCCGCCTGCGCAAGCAGCCGGCCGGGGGCTACCAGCCGGCCGGGGACCTGGCGGAGGTGCTGGAGCGACGGCAAGCGGCCAACGCCAAGGAGCGCGAGAGGGtgaggggaccccccccccaattccccctCCGCacgctccccctccccaaaacaccagatcccggggggctgcgggccgcGTCCCGCCGCGGCGGCACCCAGGGccaccccagggctgctctACTCGGGGGACGCGCGGCAGCGTCGCCCCGCGGTCGCTTTGCGGGGGGTTACGGGGGCGTTGCCTTTGCCTCTGCCTTTGGGGGGGCCCCTGTTTAATCCCGGAGGGGCCCGCTTTGATCCTGGGGGGGCCCGGTTTAAGCCCGGggcgctccccccgccccgccgtggGGTGTAACTCTATTGATTCCTTCCTGGCAGATTAAAAACCTGAACAGCGGCTTCTCGAAGCTGAAGACCATCGTGCCCCTCATCCCCCGCGACCGCAAGCCCAGCAAAGTCGACACCCTGAAAGCCGCCGCCGAGTACATCCGCCTGCTCCGGCTGGTTCTGGAAGAAACGGGGGGCTTCGAGGTATGGGGGGGGGCTCACCCCAAAACAGAGACCCCGTATCCAAACGTGTGAGGGtctggggccggggggctgataggggtttttcttgtttgccaTTTTTCAGCTTGCAATTAGttcaaaaactaaaaataaattggatTATTATTCCAGGGGGGTGTTTCGCAGCTGAAGATCCAGAGcagaaggatttgggggggggggaaacctcaatttcagtggtttttttagtcccccttttccttttctcccccttttcccagCGGCCGGACGCGGATGCTGAGCAGGAGCCGGGTGACGGCAGGGGGGTgcccctggggggggtccccgggacCTGGCCTGGCAGTGCCCCCCCGTACCCGTGGGGTCCCCCCGtcctgcccccctgcccggggctgctgccggAGAGCGGGGGGCTGGTGAGTTGGGGGTcagctggggggtggggggggcaccctGAGGGGGGGGCACCCGTGGGCCTTGCGGGGAGCCCCCACCCGTGGGCTCAGGCGTTTTGGGAGCCTCTGGTTTATATCGACATAAATTGGGGGGTGCCTCAAATCAGCTtttacccccccccccgaaatattccaaaggagaaaaaaaaatttttttttttttttttaaggtttttcctGCCCATCCCTGAAACCACGGGGTGTCCTGGTTCGATGCTCCAGCGCCGATTTTGGGGGCTGCGGCTCCGCAtccagccccgcacccccctaAACCCAGCGCCTCAAGCGGCCCTGTCCccagattgggggggggggcacccctaAAAGGCAGCGGGAGGCCAGAGCTGTAATTAATTTGCTGTAGGGAAATGTAATTAGCACTTAGCGCCGCCCGTGTAACGGGGTCCCCGTTAAGGAGCTCCTAATAAACCGGGAATTTTGGGGGTGTCTGTGCTGCGGTCCCCGCTTTCCCCCCCCCGGGCGTTTGCACTCATTGAGggtttagggattttttttttttggggggggggtccgtgGGCTCCCCCCCGTGGGGCGGGGCCACGCGTGGGTGTcggcagagggagctggacctgcgcggggggggggagccttTGTCAGGATgctctgaggaggaggaggaggaggaagaggtgggTGATGGCAGCATCCTCCCGGCCGCCGCATCCCCTTCCCCCGgggagggttttgggggggcttggggagggggggggatcagctgggtgacccccccccatttttccttcttttgtccCATCCCCCAAGCTGGCTGCATGCAGAtatgggggggctgcagcgcaccccccacccccccccggcctTTATCCTCCGAGGGTGGGGGTACCGGACCCCTGGAGCAATCCCCACCCGTGTGGGGGTGCAATGCTGcattctctcccccctccccccaaaaaaaaaagaaaaaaaatccgtatatattctttttaatcCTCATCCGCCATCCCTGCGGCTGCCGCAGCGGCGTTGGGTGCGGCGAGGGCGGAGGTGGccgggatgctgggggggggggtgtgcagctttgggggggttgggggtcccccccaggCACCCAGTGATGTGGGGGGGCCCTTAGAGacccctctgctctccctcctcctccttggcGGGGGGGAAAATCCCGTGGGATGCTCAggaccccgccgccgcctgaCGCTCGCCTTCCGGCGCAggccgggggctgccctgggacccccccccgggaattttagcctggaaaaggctccccgcttccctctgccccaggtgGGTCCCGGCAGCGACactggggggctgcggcgggggcggggggctctgcTTTTGCATTGGCGAAAGCACCCCGtgataagggggggggggctgtgttGGGGGGTGCCCCCCGGATTTGGGGGAGCAGCTTGGGTTCGGGCAACCGCCTCCTGCTCGTGTGCACCCCCCCATGTTTTGGGGGGCTGAGCGGTGCCCCATATTTGGGGGGGGGCCCTTTGCAGCAGCACCCCCAAAACACCTCGCTGAAGGCGCTCTTGGGTGGGGGGGCGGAGCCCGCATTTTGGGGTCCACGGCGGGGACACCCCCCGCCAGCGTCCGCTGCCTGCCAACTCGTGACACCGATGGCTCCCGCCGTTGGGCAGGGCGGCGGCCGGCCGGGCCTTATCTGCGGGGCGCAGCTCCGGGGTATTTTGGGTGGCTGCTTCGCCATCTGTGCTTCTGCCCGTCCGTGCGTCCCGCCGGCAGGATGAGCGCGGCCGCCAGCCCCGAGCCCCTGCCCtcgccccccgggccccgctaCTCGCAGCGCTCGGCCGAGGATGACCCCGAGGACCTGCGGGTGCGGAACATGGCGGCCGA
This Pelecanus crispus isolate bPelCri1 chromosome 21, bPelCri1.pri, whole genome shotgun sequence DNA region includes the following protein-coding sequences:
- the FIGLA gene encoding factor in the germline alpha — encoded protein: MGEASGAGGRPAGVLLPTPAPEVLERVLSQRYGPLPRAAAIARLRKQPAGGYQPAGDLAEVLERRQAANAKERERIKNLNSGFSKLKTIVPLIPRDRKPSKVDTLKAAAEYIRLLRLVLEETGGFERPDADAEQEPGDGRGVPLGGVPGTWPGSAPPYPWGPPVLPPCPGLLPESGGLIGGGGTPKRQREARAVINLL